One region of Hoeflea sp. 108 genomic DNA includes:
- a CDS encoding DUF1007 family protein codes for MILNTRTAMLAASAAALLAMTIPASVHPHVFAEARLDVMLNPDKTVKSLRHLWRFDDLFSSTVLMEFDKNSDLKLDDAELAEVSKTVFESIGEFNYFQVVTSDGKDVAMKPPANLMATFEDQQLIILFETEPKEPLKLSGKLDFGVYDPTFYTAIDFTDDANMTVADLPANCTRQVIRPDPDQAIAQNQASLTEAFFNDPAGTDMSKIFATKLELNCKA; via the coding sequence ATGATTCTGAACACCCGAACCGCGATGCTCGCCGCTTCTGCGGCGGCATTGCTGGCCATGACGATACCGGCCAGCGTGCACCCGCACGTCTTCGCCGAGGCGCGGCTGGATGTCATGCTCAATCCCGACAAGACGGTGAAGTCGCTGCGCCACCTCTGGCGCTTCGACGACCTGTTCTCAAGCACAGTGCTGATGGAGTTCGACAAGAACTCCGACCTCAAGCTCGATGACGCCGAACTGGCCGAAGTGTCGAAGACGGTGTTCGAATCCATCGGCGAATTCAATTACTTCCAGGTGGTGACTTCAGACGGCAAGGACGTGGCGATGAAGCCCCCGGCCAACCTCATGGCCACCTTCGAGGACCAGCAGCTCATCATCCTGTTCGAGACCGAGCCGAAGGAGCCGCTGAAGCTCTCCGGCAAGCTCGACTTCGGCGTCTACGATCCGACCTTCTATACGGCAATCGACTTCACCGACGACGCCAACATGACGGTCGCCGACCTGCCTGCGAATTGTACGCGACAGGTGATCCGCCCCGATCCGGACCAGGCCATCGCCCAGAACCAGGCGAGCCTGACCGAAGCCTTCTTCAACGATCCGGCCGGCACCGACATGAGCAAGATCTTCGCCACCAAACTGGAATTGAACTGCAAGGCCTAG
- a CDS encoding response regulator transcription factor, whose amino-acid sequence MKADAHILIVDDDKEIRDLLQEFFLKHGMRVSTARDDDEMQAALRRAPVDLIILDVMLPGKSGLDICRDLRMHSKIPIIMLTAVTETIDRVVGLEMGADDYVPKPFDPRELLARTRAVLRRPSAAGTTHRPVPQLFKFAGWALDASRRRLLRPDEVRVELTTAEFNLLHTLVRSAQRVLSREQLVELSNQNGDYSYDRSVDILVSRLRRKMEDDPRSPKLILTVRGGGYQFVPEVSAE is encoded by the coding sequence TTGAAAGCCGACGCCCACATTCTCATCGTCGACGACGACAAGGAGATCCGCGACCTGCTGCAGGAGTTCTTCCTCAAGCACGGCATGCGCGTGTCGACGGCCCGCGACGACGACGAGATGCAGGCGGCGTTGCGCCGCGCGCCCGTCGACCTGATCATTCTCGACGTCATGCTGCCGGGCAAGAGCGGCCTCGACATCTGTCGCGACCTGCGCATGCATTCCAAGATCCCTATCATCATGCTGACCGCCGTCACCGAGACAATCGACCGTGTCGTCGGCCTGGAGATGGGCGCCGACGACTATGTGCCGAAACCCTTCGATCCCCGGGAGCTTCTGGCCCGCACCCGCGCCGTCCTGCGCCGGCCCAGCGCTGCGGGCACGACCCATCGCCCGGTCCCGCAGCTGTTCAAGTTTGCCGGCTGGGCGCTCGACGCATCGCGCCGCCGGCTGCTGCGGCCAGACGAGGTCCGCGTCGAGCTGACCACCGCCGAGTTCAACCTGCTGCACACGCTGGTTCGCAGCGCCCAGCGCGTGTTGAGCCGCGAACAGCTTGTTGAATTGTCCAACCAGAACGGCGATTACAGCTACGACCGCAGCGTCGACATCCTCGTCAGCCGCCTCAGGCGGAAGATGGAGGACGACCCGCGCTCGCCGAAGCTGATCCTGACCGTGCGTGGCGGCGGCTACCAGTTCGTGCCCGAGGTCTCGGCCGAATGA
- a CDS encoding nickel/cobalt transporter, which translates to MKKTTVRVIFALLAISYVLSHFSGLAHAQSSLGIGTNEATVPSTGLFAGLLNWINLHQQQFYRSLTGALKAMRDGGGGVWVLVGLSFAYGVFHAAGPGHGKAVISSYMLANEVALRRGIMLSFVSAFLQGLTAIVLMTLVFLVLRGTSVSMTNATWFLETVSYALIAAFGAWLLWKKLKPMAFGLAGVAPVHSLSAAHAHGHDHDHATCGHDHSHDHHEHAHHGHDHHGHAHVEGEVCSTCGHSHAPDPRMLEGKHFDWKTAWSAVAAVGIRPCTGALIVLSFAFLNGLWAGGILSVLAMSLGTAITVSALAIMAVTAKNWAVAVAGNGRAGNRIHNAIEIGGAALVMLLGLVLLAASLKA; encoded by the coding sequence GTGAAGAAGACGACCGTCCGCGTGATTTTCGCGCTTCTCGCCATCAGCTACGTGCTCAGCCATTTTTCCGGCCTTGCCCATGCGCAGAGCTCGCTCGGCATCGGCACCAACGAGGCGACCGTGCCCTCGACCGGCCTGTTCGCCGGACTGCTCAACTGGATCAACCTCCACCAGCAGCAATTCTACCGGTCGCTGACGGGGGCGCTGAAGGCGATGCGCGACGGCGGCGGCGGCGTATGGGTGCTGGTCGGCCTGTCCTTCGCCTACGGCGTCTTCCATGCCGCCGGGCCTGGCCATGGCAAAGCGGTCATCTCGTCCTACATGCTGGCCAACGAAGTCGCTCTGCGCCGCGGCATCATGCTGTCCTTCGTCTCGGCCTTCCTCCAAGGCCTGACGGCGATCGTGCTGATGACGCTCGTCTTCCTGGTACTGCGTGGCACTTCGGTGTCGATGACCAATGCGACATGGTTCCTGGAAACGGTGAGCTACGCGCTGATCGCCGCCTTCGGCGCCTGGCTGCTGTGGAAGAAGCTCAAGCCGATGGCCTTCGGCCTGGCAGGTGTTGCCCCTGTTCACAGTCTGTCGGCTGCCCACGCGCATGGCCATGATCACGACCACGCCACTTGCGGTCATGACCACTCGCACGATCATCATGAGCACGCTCACCATGGCCACGATCACCACGGCCACGCTCACGTCGAGGGCGAAGTCTGCTCGACCTGCGGGCATTCCCATGCGCCTGACCCCAGGATGTTGGAAGGCAAGCATTTCGACTGGAAGACGGCATGGTCGGCGGTTGCCGCCGTCGGCATCCGCCCCTGCACCGGCGCGCTGATCGTGCTCAGCTTCGCCTTCCTCAACGGCCTCTGGGCCGGCGGCATCCTGTCGGTCCTTGCCATGTCGCTGGGAACGGCGATCACCGTCTCCGCACTCGCCATCATGGCCGTCACCGCCAAGAACTGGGCGGTTGCCGTTGCCGGCAACGGCCGCGCCGGCAACCGCATCCACAATGCCATCGAGATCGGCGGCGCCGCCCTGGTGATGCTGCTCGGCCTGGTGCTGCTTGCGGCCAGTCTCAAGGCCTGA
- a CDS encoding DUF1963 domain-containing protein translates to MDLLELPTSNLMGWMFGDVDTLVLTMSKKDLAAGRFDAVRTQVSN, encoded by the coding sequence GTGGACCTTCTCGAACTGCCCACCAGCAACCTGATGGGCTGGATGTTCGGCGATGTCGACACCCTGGTCCTGACGATGAGCAAGAAGGATCTCGCGGCAGGCCGGTTCGACGCCGTCAGGACCCAGGTCTCGAACTGA
- a CDS encoding LysR family transcriptional regulator, whose translation MDTLTRMRAFIDVVEAEGFSAAARKIGRSKALLSKYVRELEDELGALLLNRTTRQFSLTEAGHTYYRRASEIIREVDSLADAVRESSGDVRGRVKLSAPRTFADAPIGHSLIDFAKEHPDIVLEIHLDDRFVDLVEEGFDLAIRISRLENSSLIARRLAPFGIRLCASPELIAKYGMPQRPTDLANIPCIIDTNGRWLSNWPFTSDTGDTMTVSVSGPMEVNSPMAARAAAVAGLGFAILPDFIAAPDIEAGRLVPALDDRRLSGGGIFAVYPHRRYLPAKIRVFVDFLVQWFKVNPCDHLKQ comes from the coding sequence ATGGACACACTCACCCGGATGCGCGCCTTCATCGACGTGGTCGAGGCCGAAGGCTTCTCTGCCGCGGCGCGCAAGATCGGCCGCTCCAAGGCGCTGCTGTCCAAATATGTGCGCGAACTGGAAGACGAGCTTGGTGCGCTTCTGCTCAACCGCACGACGAGGCAGTTTTCGCTGACCGAAGCCGGCCACACCTATTATCGCCGCGCCTCCGAGATCATCCGCGAGGTCGACAGCCTGGCCGATGCGGTGCGCGAATCCTCAGGCGACGTGCGTGGCCGCGTCAAGCTGTCTGCGCCGCGCACCTTTGCCGACGCACCCATCGGCCATTCGCTGATCGACTTCGCCAAGGAGCACCCCGACATCGTGCTCGAAATCCACCTCGATGACCGTTTTGTCGACCTGGTGGAGGAAGGCTTCGACCTCGCCATCCGCATTTCCAGGCTGGAGAACTCGTCGCTGATCGCCCGCCGTCTGGCGCCCTTCGGCATCAGGCTCTGCGCCTCGCCTGAGCTGATCGCGAAATACGGCATGCCGCAGCGCCCGACCGACCTCGCGAACATCCCCTGCATCATCGACACCAACGGCCGCTGGCTGTCCAACTGGCCGTTCACCAGCGATACCGGCGACACCATGACCGTTTCGGTAAGCGGACCGATGGAAGTCAACAGTCCCATGGCGGCGCGTGCTGCCGCGGTTGCCGGCCTCGGCTTCGCCATACTGCCCGACTTCATCGCCGCACCCGACATCGAGGCGGGGCGGCTGGTGCCGGCTCTCGACGACCGCCGTCTGTCAGGCGGCGGCATATTCGCCGTCTACCCGCACCGGCGCTACCTGCCCGCCAAGATCCGCGTTTTCGTCGACTTCCTGGTGCAATGGTTCAAGGTCAACCCTTGCGACCATCTCAAGCAGTGA